The proteins below come from a single Juglans regia cultivar Chandler chromosome 12, Walnut 2.0, whole genome shotgun sequence genomic window:
- the LOC109010400 gene encoding uncharacterized protein LOC109010400: MAHNNSWTDESDSDDPMEPIDIMNAIRILSHRQRRNPPRPQHNIGLRGHQYILGILNGHPDNCKIMFRMEVPTFRCLCGLLRTNHLVRDSRRKVTVEEVVGMFCLLVGHAEGQRIVGDRFQHSTQTINKNARKVINALCEIGRHLILPTPRNNVHPYISSNNRNYPWFQGCIGVMDGTMIPVVVPAELREAYRNRLGRVTQNVLAIVDFDIKFIFVYTGWEGSAHDAHVFHHAASDPEARFPWPPEGQYYLVDSAYPCTTGLLPPIQENVIAGVIVTMIGVFMERTFGVIKEQFTILSNMPPYSVGRQGLIITACCALHNYIRTVTPDDWIFQTWSTMHLPVIEPAVGDGGSSSGHVDLSTEAQNNMGAIRDEIAISMWEARGGH, encoded by the exons ATGGCGCATAACAATTCTTGGACCGACGAGAGTGATAGTGATGATCCGATGGAGCCCATAGATATCATGAACGCTATTAGGATACTGTCCCACAGACAGCGAAGGAATCCCCCAAGGCCACAACATAATATCGGCCTCCGAggacatcaatatatattaggAATTCTAAATGGCCATCCAGATAATTGCAAGATTATGTTTCGTATGGAGGTACCTACATTCCGCTGTTTATGCGGATTGTTACGTACCAATCACTTGGTACGTGATTCTAGAAGAAAAGTGACGGTAGAGGAAGTTGTGGGTATGTTTTGTCTTCTTGTGGGCCATGCAGAAGGCCAGCGAATTGTTGGGGATAGGTTTCAACATTCGACGCAAACAATCAATAAAAACGCTAGAAAAGTCATTAATGCATTATGTGAGATTGGAAGGCATTTGATTTTGCCAACTCCAAGGAACAACGTGCACCCTTATATTTCAAGCAACAATCGTAATTATCCTTGGTTTCAG GGATGCATTGGCGTGATGGACGGTACGATGATACCAGTTGTCGTCCCAGCTGAGTTGCGCGAGGCATATCGAAATCGGTTGGGTAGAGTTACCCAAAATGTGTTGGCAATAGTTGATTTCGATATAAagtttatatttgtttacacTGGATGGGAGGGATCCGCGCATGATGCACATGTGTTCCACCATGCTGCCAGTGATCCAGAAGCCCGTTTTCCATGGCCACCAGagg GTCAGTATTATCTTGTGGATTCAGCTTATCCATGCACTACGGGATTGCTGCCCCCTATCCAAGAGAACGTTATCGCCGGAGTGATCGTCACAATGATAGGGGTTTTCATgg AACGAACATTTGGTGTTATAAAAGAACAATTCACCATTCTCTCCAACATGCCTCCATATTCAGTTGGGAGGCAAGGACTTATTATTACAGCGTGCTGTGCACTGCACAACTATATTAGAACGGTCACCCCCGATGACTGGATATTTCAGACATGGAGTACGATGCATCTACCAGTTATTGAGCCTGCGGTTGGTGACGGGGGATCCTCATCTGGTCATGTAGACTTGTCAACTGAGGCCCAAAACAATATGGGTGCAATTAGAGATGAGATTGCCATTTCTATGTGGGAAGCAAGGGGTGGCCATTGA
- the LOC109010404 gene encoding uncharacterized protein LOC109010404, with protein MKIFNWVHKRFHHTVLKDGLAGNVKTTELATKNTDKQALLKQVALVEVLDGWRDGILTIGTLGFDPLKPFNQRNEYLVLQSEEEDEQNEEGEYSSDGGDDNEENVEHEELNPLMSTTFGHSFEDFESNPDNGNLDCVDDVPLTPFMGSPGLNAELNRDGEQQKKKGERITLADLFLADVDVEGEFHSGKVPKSGEKPALKAKNGLSFAKKFIPRVKEDSRPIQNLQRLMKKMLKRKIHPDFDAKMQKSDCLKPGAIGPVSNGKHGASEFITLLPTQGDTVDL; from the exons atgaag ATCTTCAACTGGGTGCACAAGAGGTTTCATCATACCGTCCTTAAGG ATGGGCTTGCTGGAAATGTGAAAACAACTGAATTGGCTACAAAAAACACTGACAAGCAGGCGTTACTCAAACAAGTTGCTCTTGTTGAAGTGCTTGATGGCTGGAGGGATGGCATTCTTACCATTGGAACGTTGGGATTCGACCCTCTAAAACCCTTCAACCAACGAAACGAGTATTTGGTCTTGCAAAGCGAGGAAGAGGATGAGCAGAATGAAGAAGGTGAATATTCAAGTGATGGTGGTGATGACAACGAAGAAAATGTCGAACATGAAGAACTGAATCCATTGATGTCCACAACATTTGGACACAGTTTTGAAGATTTCGAATCCAATCCTGATAATGGCAACCTTGATTGTGTTGATGATGTTCCTCTAACTCCATTTATGGGGTCTCCAGGACTCAATGCTGAGTTGAACAGGGATGGGGAGcaacagaaaaagaaaggagaaagaatAACACTGGCTGATCTTTTCTTGGCTGATGTTGATGTTGAAGGGGAATTTCATTCTGGAAAAGTCCCAAAATCAGGGGAAAAGCCAGCTCTTAAAGCAAAGAATGGCCTCTCTTTTGCCAAGAAGTTTATTCCTCGTGTAAAAGAGGATTCACGTCCGATCCAAAACTTGCAACGA CTGATGAAGAAGATGTTGAAGAGGAAGATCCATccagattttgatgcaaagatgCAGAAATCAGATTGCCTGAAGCCTGGTGCAATAGGACCTGTTTCCAATGGCAAACATGGAGCCTCTGAGTTCATCACTCTTCTTCCTACTCAAG GTGATACAGTGGATCTTTGA